From the genome of Flavobacterium luteolum, one region includes:
- a CDS encoding alpha/beta fold hydrolase gives MGIKKGIRFITLKSVGSYINFLSYVRPQKAMELSYALFSQPRIGRLKKEELPKVLRHTETEIFHHNEHHFQTYIWKGNETKILLVHGWESNAARWKKTLPHLQKSGSTIIAIDAPAHGQSSGKEFNVPLYAEFINKAVEKYQPEIIIGHSIGGAACVYHQYLFPNTSINKMVVLGAPSDLKTLINNYISMLSLNRRMLPLLESKFVNRFNFKLEDFSGQKFASQFTIPGFIAHDTTDKIVAFEEGKKIASNWKNSQFIETSGLGHGMHDDELYDKVIEFLFSEQSS, from the coding sequence TTGGGAATTAAAAAAGGAATTCGGTTCATAACATTAAAATCAGTTGGATCTTACATTAATTTTTTGAGCTATGTTCGTCCGCAAAAAGCGATGGAACTTTCTTATGCTCTTTTTAGCCAGCCTAGAATTGGCCGACTAAAAAAAGAGGAACTTCCAAAAGTTTTGCGACATACAGAAACAGAAATATTTCATCATAATGAACATCATTTTCAAACCTACATCTGGAAAGGAAATGAAACCAAAATTCTATTAGTGCATGGCTGGGAAAGCAATGCTGCACGATGGAAAAAAACCTTACCACATCTTCAAAAATCAGGAAGCACCATTATTGCAATTGATGCTCCTGCTCATGGACAAAGCAGCGGAAAAGAATTTAATGTGCCACTTTACGCTGAATTCATCAATAAAGCTGTAGAAAAATATCAGCCCGAAATTATAATTGGGCATTCTATTGGCGGTGCCGCCTGTGTTTATCATCAATATTTGTTTCCGAACACGAGCATTAACAAAATGGTTGTTCTCGGCGCTCCTTCAGATTTAAAAACTTTGATTAACAATTACATTTCGATGCTTAGTTTGAATAGAAGAATGCTGCCTCTTTTGGAAAGCAAATTCGTCAATCGTTTCAATTTTAAACTAGAAGATTTTTCGGGACAAAAATTTGCCTCACAATTTACTATTCCTGGCTTTATTGCTCATGATACGACAGATAAGATTGTAGCTTTTGAAGAAGGAAAAAAAATAGCCAGCAACTGGAAAAACAGTCAGTTTATTGAAACTAGCGGTTTAGGTCACGGAATGCATGATGATGAATTGTATGATAAAGTGATTGAGTTTTTGTTTAGCGAGCAAAGCTCTTAG
- a CDS encoding antibiotic biosynthesis monooxygenase family protein codes for MIAVIFEVIPNEGKKEEYLDIAASLRPELDNIEGFISIERFQSFTDPSKVLSLSFWKDEESIQQWRNLEMHRAAQAKGRNEVFKDYHLRIATVVRDYGMFDRKETPSDSSEFHS; via the coding sequence ATGATTGCCGTAATTTTTGAAGTAATTCCGAACGAAGGGAAAAAAGAAGAATATCTAGACATCGCGGCAAGTCTGCGTCCAGAATTAGATAATATTGAAGGATTTATTTCGATAGAACGTTTTCAAAGTTTTACTGATCCTTCAAAAGTGCTGTCTTTATCTTTTTGGAAAGATGAAGAAAGCATTCAACAATGGAGAAATCTCGAGATGCATCGTGCAGCTCAGGCAAAAGGCAGAAATGAAGTTTTCAAAGATTATCATTTAAGAATTGCAACTGTGGTTCGTGATTATGGAATGTTTGATCGAAAAGAAACTCCAAGTGATAGTTCTGAATTTCATTCTTAA
- the rluF gene encoding 23S rRNA pseudouridine(2604) synthase RluF, which translates to MEENLKRLNKFIGETGYCSRREADKLIEEGRVTINGAVAEMGTKVSPDDEIRINGKLIVEKNEKLVYLAFNKPVGIECTTNLEVKNNIVDYINYPKRIFPIGRLDKASEGLIFMTNDGDIVNKILRARNNHEKEYTVTVNKPITERFIQRMGNGVPILDTVTKKCKVEQISKFTFKIILTQGLNRQIRRMSEYLGYEVTALKRIRIINISLDIPVGRYRDLTDAEIKELNQLIEPSSKTEEASLPKVENTNRNSNRSSTQGTSQNSSRRTTFISKHDPRFKKRGDNK; encoded by the coding sequence ATGGAAGAAAATTTAAAACGTCTTAATAAATTTATTGGTGAAACGGGATATTGCTCTCGTCGTGAAGCTGATAAATTGATTGAAGAAGGACGCGTAACGATAAATGGCGCTGTGGCTGAAATGGGGACTAAAGTTTCGCCAGATGATGAAATACGTATTAATGGTAAATTAATCGTAGAGAAAAATGAAAAATTAGTTTATTTGGCTTTCAATAAACCTGTCGGAATTGAATGCACGACTAACCTTGAAGTTAAAAATAATATTGTTGATTATATTAATTACCCGAAACGTATTTTCCCAATTGGAAGATTGGATAAAGCCAGTGAGGGATTAATTTTTATGACTAATGATGGTGATATCGTAAACAAAATTCTTCGTGCTAGAAATAACCACGAAAAAGAATATACGGTTACAGTAAACAAACCTATTACAGAACGTTTTATTCAGCGTATGGGAAATGGTGTTCCGATTCTCGATACGGTTACCAAAAAATGTAAAGTCGAACAAATTAGCAAATTCACTTTCAAGATCATTTTAACGCAAGGATTAAACCGTCAGATTAGACGAATGTCTGAATATTTGGGTTATGAAGTTACGGCCTTAAAACGTATTAGAATCATTAATATTTCTTTGGATATTCCTGTTGGAAGATATAGAGATTTAACCGACGCTGAGATTAAAGAACTAAACCAATTAATTGAACCTTCTAGTAAAACAGAAGAAGCAAGTCTTCCGAAAGTAGAAAATACGAATAGAAATTCGAACAGAAGCTCAACTCAAGGAACTTCTCAAAATTCAAGTCGAAGAACAACATTTATTTCAAAACATGATCCTCGCTTTAAAAAAAGAGGAGATAATAAATAA
- a CDS encoding DUF4153 domain-containing protein codes for MKKHQIILACTAVFILLFYNESVGINISIFGVLLTLLISYFFQEKMVERSHLVLVMTSILSCFAFAWYGDAASFFALALSILFLQFKTQNDELKIIQVFPLIFLNGFTSIGRIFIFKQWLPERKIHNDFAKKLVAFVLIPVIFLGLFFIVYSFGSDHFSSLFTDYELDINLPQLIAMCVLGFYISFSFWNYWVPDVCYEYNPKLNNDFTNVSEVKNQSTFSFLDLDFERRSGEITLFLLNIMLLVFIGTYNYEQFFEVVKKTNLSADTHERVNAVIFSILMAVGVILFYFKGGFNFDEKAKTLKNLAKVWLVLNVILIVSAMIKNTEYVSFYGLTYKRLGVYAFLILAIIGLAVSFQKIRKQKTNAYLFNQMVWYFYGIILLCSYINWGNLVTNYNISVNKGVEPVFLSGLNFNDDARREYFEKNNLNGKYAEAVREELIWNYQDASFLSKALYYEFLNKEKK; via the coding sequence ATGAAAAAACATCAAATTATCTTAGCTTGTACAGCGGTTTTTATACTGCTTTTTTACAACGAATCTGTTGGAATCAATATTTCTATTTTTGGCGTTTTACTCACGCTTTTAATTAGTTATTTCTTTCAGGAAAAGATGGTAGAGCGATCACATCTTGTTCTTGTAATGACCTCTATTTTGTCTTGTTTTGCTTTTGCTTGGTACGGAGATGCGGCATCATTTTTTGCTTTAGCATTATCAATTTTATTTTTGCAATTCAAAACACAAAATGATGAACTCAAAATAATTCAGGTTTTTCCTTTAATATTTTTAAACGGATTTACTTCCATCGGCCGAATTTTCATCTTTAAACAATGGCTTCCAGAACGAAAAATCCATAATGATTTTGCGAAAAAACTAGTAGCTTTTGTTCTTATTCCGGTTATCTTTCTCGGATTGTTTTTTATTGTTTATTCTTTCGGAAGCGATCATTTCTCTTCATTATTTACAGATTATGAACTAGATATCAATTTACCGCAATTAATCGCAATGTGTGTTTTAGGATTTTACATCTCGTTTAGTTTCTGGAATTATTGGGTTCCTGATGTTTGTTACGAATACAATCCGAAATTGAACAATGATTTCACAAATGTTTCTGAAGTAAAAAATCAAAGCACTTTTTCTTTTTTAGATCTTGATTTTGAAAGAAGAAGCGGAGAAATCACATTGTTTCTGCTAAACATCATGCTTTTAGTTTTTATTGGAACTTACAATTATGAGCAATTTTTTGAAGTAGTCAAAAAAACAAATTTAAGCGCAGACACACATGAACGTGTAAACGCAGTAATTTTTTCAATTTTAATGGCAGTTGGCGTAATCTTATTTTACTTTAAAGGAGGTTTTAATTTTGATGAAAAAGCCAAAACTTTAAAGAATTTAGCAAAAGTTTGGCTTGTGCTAAATGTCATTCTAATTGTAAGTGCCATGATTAAGAATACAGAATATGTTTCTTTTTATGGTTTAACATACAAACGTCTTGGAGTTTATGCTTTTTTAATCTTAGCTATTATCGGATTAGCAGTTTCATTTCAGAAAATAAGAAAGCAAAAAACCAATGCTTATCTTTTTAACCAGATGGTTTGGTATTTCTACGGAATAATTCTTTTATGCAGTTATATCAATTGGGGAAACCTTGTTACGAATTATAATATTTCAGTTAACAAAGGAGTAGAACCTGTCTTCTTAAGCGGTTTAAATTTTAATGATGATGCTCGTCGTGAATATTTTGAAAAAAATAATTTAAACGGAAAATATGCAGAAGCGGTAAGAGAAGAATTGATTTGGAATTATCAAGACGCCAGTTTTTTATCTAAAGCGTTGTATTATGAATTTTTGAATAAAGAAAAGAAATAG
- a CDS encoding winged helix-turn-helix domain-containing protein — protein MGIIDKLNKDFESRVRLGIMSVLMVNDWVDFTEMKTLLNITDGNLASHSSALEKAGYIEVKKEFVGKKPKTSYQVTDLGRAAFKEHLSYLEKLMKS, from the coding sequence ATGGGAATTATTGATAAACTAAATAAAGATTTTGAAAGCCGTGTCAGACTGGGCATTATGTCCGTTCTGATGGTTAACGACTGGGTAGATTTTACCGAGATGAAAACGCTTTTAAATATCACCGATGGTAATTTAGCGAGTCATTCCTCTGCGCTTGAAAAAGCAGGTTATATAGAAGTAAAAAAAGAATTTGTAGGGAAGAAGCCTAAAACCTCTTATCAAGTAACCGATTTGGGGCGTGCTGCCTTCAAAGAGCACTTGTCGTACCTTGAAAAATTAATGAAATCGTAA